The Camelina sativa cultivar DH55 chromosome 16, Cs, whole genome shotgun sequence sequence tttttttctagtcAATCGTAGGCCATTAACAAAACCTACTTATAGAAAACGACATCCATTTATCTTAATAAACccattttaaaaagttataatttttgCATCACagtgaataaaataataaccaatttatattttttttttgtttgatagaaatttatagaattatacagaaaattatGGTAACTTAATGGTTATCTCGTGGTTAGTCAAGACTCAAGTCCATACGTTTATTTATATGACGACAACTTTAATAGCTGCAGGATATACCTCATgactataatttataaaattgtcTGAATTACTACTATCCTAAATTTCTTGAATATTACAAAAATGGAAGAACATGAGACGATAGTAAAATGTGAAGTAAAATTCACAAACCAAAAATGGCCACTGACGATGGAGGTGGTATTCTACAGGAAGATGTGGACTAATGTTTTAATCTTGTTTGGCCAAAAACGAAATGTAGCAACAAATTAACCTAATTTCCCTTTTCATGGTCATAATATATATGGTAGCATGCTAGCTAGTGAGTGATATAGAATGATGTGAACGTTGGTCCATGACTATATCCGTTTGGCCATTGAAAATACATTTTAACTATGTTTGGGAAGATCGACCAAGTTCAAAGATATCAGAATTTTGCTTTTGCcataactataatataatgtaccataatttttgaaaatgaaaaaaaaatgtaccgTATAAGATGAAAAGAACTAAGACGATAAATAACATCATCGGGCCATCGGCAAAGAGACATTTCAGAGAAAATAATAGAggaacaaatatttaaaatgggTAACTGGGAAAGAAACCAATTGGGGAGATTTGgtatcaaataataataagtaattaatCAAAAGAGTCGTAAGCAATTTACATGATTATGACTTAAGCACATGAAGCCGACTTTAAAATTTGATGCATCTCACATGGTCATCACAatggtgataatgatgataaCGTCACCCACGTTTCCAAaagtaaattttgtttatctttaGCTAATTAAAGTTATACTATAATTTAGGCTGATAAACTGGTAAGAATCTGAGACTTCATAAACTATTTATTAgactaaagaaagaaaactattTCTATAGTTCTTGGTTATACACACTTATATATCGAAGTCAATATGTAGCCTTATTTGGTTGATGTTATTCTTGATAGTTCAATAATCTTTATACATTAAGAAACGTGTATACATTACACATGCGCTCAGTCCATATACGTACTAAAAGATTGAGTACAGTTTGGATTACGTAGTTCATTACTATCCACGTAAAAGGTGACGGAACCGTCATTGCATGATTGCAatgtgatgttttgtttttcctgttCGGATTAATTATTCGTTGTAACGTTTTATTCTAATCAAAATCTCTTAATTAATTAGGATGCGTAATACGCTTTGCTTTATTTcctaactttcatttttttgtaagatGTCATTTTATTTTCCCAAAAGGCTATGCCTCATTAGCATAATAGTTACTTGGGATGGCgacgcatatattaataaaatctaaatcgtttttaagaaaaatttggTTAAATTCACTATTCACATATAAACTGTTAGGAAAAGGACAACAGAAGAAGTCAGTGTCTCGTCAGAGAATCCTTACAGCTTCTCGATCGGTGAGTTGATAGCAGGGTTCTTAGTGTatttaggcaaaaaaataaataaaagaaaaaaaaaaaaagctaagatCTTCTCTAATATAGTATATTCGGATGTGGGTTAAGAGGCGTTATGTGTCAGCTAGCTGTTGGGTTAagagaaaatacaaaatgaaaaaaaaaattggggataattgattttatttttttcgtctctctctctttctctcgcgtCTGTATCTCCGaaacgagagaaaaaaaattagaatcagAAGATTGAAGCTTTGGAATCGCAGCACCAATTGCTTTAGAGGAAGGGTTTGGATTCGATTGGAATGGAGAGAACGCTATTAGTGGCGAAGGCGATTTGGTTCTGCAATCGGGAAAGAAAGAAATCGAGATTGAGTTGGAGATCCTAGTGGTTCGTATTGTGTAGTCGAATAAATTGGATGAGATTGAAGCAATTGGAATAACATGGTACGTTTCTTAGATTTAGTACAATTGTTTTATGATTTGGGTTCTTAGATTTTGGATCGCAAATTAGGGTTATGTGATGGGTGTTGGAAAATTAGGGATTTGGGTGTCAATGTTATCCGGTATGATCCATTTTTTTGATATTGGTATCGACGAATCCTTAATCTCAGTATATGTTTGGTTAGCAGTATAAGAGCAAGATTATTGGTAGGTTGAGACTTTACAAAACAAGTGTAAAGACTTGAGACTATACCAAACAAATGTTGCTTTGTTGTCTTGGTTTTGTATAAAGAGATATTGAGCTCCTGGGGATTGGTTTTGCTAATGGTGATTGTTTGTTTCTTGCAGACAAGGATCAGaacaatttggagaagaaggtGGTTACTCTTATAGTCCAAGCCGCTGTGAAAGAGAGGACGCAGTCTCTTCACAGATTTACTTAACATTTCCAGCTGAAAGCTCCTTCACTCATGAAGACGTCTCAACTTATATTCAGGtaaatcatatttatatgtGTGTTGTGATGATATCGGGTTATGGATGTGAGGAATGCTCTATATGTTTAATGTACAGTTAGATTTGGGGgtcatgtttcttgtttgttttgatagtcatggttcttgtttgtttagtttagcatgtgatgtttgttttccaaTCTAactgttttctaattttttagtCATTCTTTAACAGCAAAACGAGTGGTAGATCATGAGTATAGAGTCCTTGTGTCTGTTCGGCCATCAATGAAGGTAATTTATTATCCTTCTCTTTCTTAATTTACTTGATGTTAGTTTAGGTATAAGTCGAGTGAGTGATTGATGTCATTGCTTTCGGATGGTGGTTGTGGTTGTGATTAATACGCTTTTGTCATTGATGTCATTGCTTTATTACTTGCTGCTTTGTGTTAGGTAAACACTTGATGCTTTGTTAACTATGTTTGTGTACTTGATGCTTTGTGTTAGGTAAACacataatttgaaaatttaaaccATTTACCAACATCTTTAACACACAATTTCTTTCTTATAAACCATTTACCAATCTCTTTAACACACAAAAGTAAAATACGCAAGTTCTTTCTTATAAACCCATTAGCAATCTCTTTAATCCCTTTTAACACACACAAGTTATTTATCACGATATGGATTCAGATGAGTTTATGAATCCATATCTTCCCTCCTCTAGCTATATGAACCTGTTACACAGCCAACTTGATAACCATAACCTCGAATACACTCCTCTTGATAGTCCATGTTCTGAAACTCTATTTGAACCCCCATCCCTCGAGAAAACCGCAAGTCAAGGCATGCATGGTTACCAACAGATGATATCATGTTGGTCAGCGCTTAGCTCAACACTAGCAATGATCTGATTACTTCCAACGAGCAAAGACGTGGAGCCTTTTGGGGGATGATTGCGGATTACTTTGCATCTTGTCCGAATGTTGTTGGTCGGCCAAAGAGAGAGGCGAGTCACTGTAAGCAGAGGTGGGGGAGGATAAACGACTTGGTGTGCAAGTTCGTTGGCTGTTACGAGGCTGCCACAAGAGAGAAGTCTAGTGGAcagaatgaagatgatgtgatGAAGTTAGCacatcatatatatttcaatgaTCATGAAACGAGATTTACCTTGGAGCATGCATGGCGAGACTTAAGATACGATCAAAAATGGTGTGCCTCAACATCTACTAAAGGTAGTGGAGTGAAAAGGGGAAGAGTGAGTGTTGATGGGTCTCAACCGGATGCACATCCGGTTGTTGATGTCGATGAACCATTGCCTCGTTCTCCTGGTGTTAAAGATGCAAAGGGGAAGTCCAAAACAAGCTCAAACACCCAACCAGATGTGGAGGAAGATGGAAAAGATAACTTGGAATCTTTGTTGGACCGTGTGTCTCGGATGTatgagatgaaggagaaggactTTGCATTGAAAGAGAAGGAGTACGCTATGAAGAAGGAACATATGAAGCATGTGATGCTTGAAAATCTGATTGCCAAGAAGGATTCACTAACTGAATCAGAAAAAACTCTTAAGGATAAGCTAATTGTTGATATGATGTCATCAGCTTGAATGTTAAAGGATGCAGtgttttaactatgtttttgtttcagtttgtttgtgtttttttgttttatcacagttttaactatgttttaactatgtttttgtttcagttggaCCGTGTTTATGTTTGTGTATTTGGATGTATTATTAATCGATTTGTTATGTTACATGGGATTAATCGGTTGGTTATGGTAATTGGTTTGTCATTGTTATGGtaattggtttgttatgttatggtaattggttttgttatgttatggtaattggttttgttatgttttgttatgttatgGTAATTGGTTTGTCATTCTTATGCAGGTCGACAATAGGCAAGCACACCAAAAGTCACTCTTACCGTGTTTGTACAAGAACACCAAAAGTCAGTACCGTGTTTGTCATTGCCGTGTTTGTACAAGCACATCGTGTTTGTCATTACCGTGTTTGTACAAGCCGTGTTTGTacaagtatttttgtttttttgtactCTTACCACATGTTTGTCTATCATTTTAGACCACATATTGTATCCAATGTTTGTGTACCACAAAATTATAGTTTTACTTTGACCttagaattttctatataaCGTCCAAAGCAAGCACACAAAATATTCACACCAAACAGATTAAAACACTACTCCttctcaaaatttaaaacaccaaagcacctttcctttatttttaaattctcttcaaatggcttcttcttcccacaatgatgttgatgacataattgatgaatgttttaatcaaacatGTGATCAAATCAGCAACCAAGTTTGGCAAAATCTTATGGCTCCACCGGTTCAACAACAACGACCacctaaaccaagaaaaaagcgAGTTTACATTGAAAGTAATCGAGAAGTCGATCATGAGCacttgtggaatgattatttcagtgaggATGCAACTTACCCACCCAACATGTTCCGACGCCGTTTTAGAATGAAAAAGCCATTATTTATTCGTATTGTGGATAAACTCGCAAatgaagttttcttctttcaacaaagaagagatgctaccGGAAGGTTGGGTGTGTCTACATTGCAAAAGTGTACAGCAAcaattcgtatgatggcatatggttcTGCAGCTGATGCGTTTGACGAATACCTCCGTCTTTCTGAAACCATGGCGCTATCATGCTTGGAGAATTTTACAGATTCAATCATAActttatttggagatgagtacttgAGAAGACCCACACCAGCAGATCTTCAACGACTACTCGACATTGGCGAGTATCGTGGATTTCCCggcatgataggaagcatcgattgtatgcattgggagtggaagaattgtcccaccgCATGAAAAGGTCAATACACCCGCGGATCTGGAAAGCCCACAACCGTTTTAGAGGCGGTGGCTTCGTATGATCTATGGATCTGGCATGCTTTCTTTGGACCACCAtgtacattaaacgatatcaatattcttgatcgatctctagtctttgatgatattttgcttGGTCGAGCTCCTAAAGTTAAATACAGTGTCAAAGGACATGAGTATAAATTGGCTTACTACTTGAtggatggtatttatccaaaataggctacttttatccaatctattccGCTACCACAAACTCCAAAAGCCTCTTTATTTGCGAGacaacaagaagctgtgcgtaaagatgtagagcgcgcttttggagttttgcaggctcgatttgccatagtcaaaaACCCGGCTCTTATTTGGGATAAGGTAAAAATtgggaaaataatgagagcgtctatcatactgcacaatatgatagtagaagaAGAACGAGATGGGTTCACtttgtttgatgaaaataaATTCTCACAATTGTAGTCAAATAGAGCTTCTGAAATTGACTACACGCTTCCAACAACCAGGCCTTCATGTGTCGAAACTATGCTCAAGATTCGAATGGATGTTCGTGATCGAGAAAAACATAAACGCTTGCAAGATGacttggttgagaatatttgggcaaaatttggagcaaatcagtattaaaatttatcattttctccatttatgaattgcacgtaatatgtattaatgttttgtatgtttaaaaattaattaaatgcaatattttttatttttataaattcttaaatgtttacacatttatactaCTTATattctatttacattttttttatttaaaaaaacaatattttaaaaaataagaaacccaaaattagaacctaCTATTAGAGAATTAAATTTTTCGTAAAAAATcattcataattaatttaaaattattcataaaatatttaaacagtgTTTAACAACCCCAAATTAAGAGACCATTAATAATCTTGTTCTTAGTAGCAATAGTCGAAAGGCCGGGGCAACCATGTTTGtgatttttagaatatatattatttccttACTTCGAGAATATACTATTCTTAATTCTCTTGAAAAATTTCTATGCTCTCTAAAggtatatatgtaaaattaattttacagaatttaaaca is a genomic window containing:
- the LOC104753720 gene encoding glutathione S-transferase T3-like, with the translated sequence MIADYFASCPNVVGRPKREASHCKQRWGRINDLVCKFVGCYEAATREKSSGQNEDDVMKLAHHIYFNDHETRFTLEHAWRDLRYDQKWCASTSTKGSGVKRGRVSVDGSQPDAHPVVDVDEPLPRSPGVKDAKGKSKTSSNTQPDVEEDGKDNLESLLDRVSRMYEMKEKDFALKEKEYAMKKEHMKHVMLENLIAKKDSLTESEKTLKDKLIVDMMSSA